From the genome of Actinacidiphila yeochonensis CN732, one region includes:
- a CDS encoding SDR family NAD(P)-dependent oxidoreductase, which yields MDLRLDGRRAVVTGGSRGIGLAVAKALAAEGARVALVARGQEALEAAVAEVPGAVAVSADTGDDASVAAMARRVEELLGGVDILVNAAATPSSGRFEESELEAEVNVKVRGYLRTARAFAPGMTAAGWGRIINISGLAARQSGSLVGSVRNVAVAALTKSLADELGPHGVNVVVVHPGLTRTEKTPRTLAAMAAARGVEPDEVERAAAAGISIGRLVTAEEVASVVAFLASPLSVAINGDAIAAGGGAKGAIHY from the coding sequence ATGGATCTCCGACTGGACGGACGGCGGGCCGTGGTCACCGGCGGGAGCAGGGGCATCGGGCTGGCCGTCGCGAAGGCGCTGGCCGCGGAGGGGGCCAGGGTGGCGCTGGTCGCCCGGGGACAGGAGGCGCTGGAGGCCGCGGTGGCGGAGGTTCCCGGTGCGGTGGCGGTGAGCGCGGACACCGGGGACGACGCGTCGGTGGCGGCCATGGCGCGGCGGGTGGAGGAGCTTCTGGGCGGGGTGGACATCCTCGTCAACGCGGCCGCCACACCCAGCTCCGGACGGTTCGAGGAGAGCGAGCTGGAGGCCGAGGTCAACGTCAAGGTACGCGGCTACCTGCGCACCGCCCGGGCGTTCGCCCCGGGCATGACCGCCGCGGGCTGGGGCCGGATCATCAACATCAGCGGCCTGGCGGCCCGGCAGAGCGGTTCGCTCGTCGGTTCGGTGCGCAACGTGGCGGTGGCGGCGCTGACCAAGAGCCTCGCCGACGAACTCGGCCCGCACGGGGTCAACGTGGTCGTCGTCCACCCGGGCCTGACCCGTACGGAGAAGACCCCCAGGACACTCGCCGCCATGGCGGCCGCCCGGGGGGTGGAACCGGACGAGGTCGAGCGGGCCGCGGCAGCCGGCATCTCCATCGGCCGACTCGTCACCGCGGAGGAGGTCGCCTCGGTGGTGGCCTTCCTGGCCAGCCCGCTCAGCGTGGCGATCAACGGCGACGCGATCGCCGCCGGCGGAGGTGCGAAGGGGGCCATCCACTACTGA
- a CDS encoding cold-shock protein produces MATGTVKWFNAEKGFGFIEQDGGGADVFAHYSNIATQGFRELQEGQKVSFDVTQGQKGPQAENIVPA; encoded by the coding sequence ATGGCTACTGGCACCGTGAAGTGGTTCAACGCGGAAAAGGGCTTCGGCTTCATCGAGCAGGACGGTGGCGGCGCTGACGTGTTCGCCCACTACTCGAACATCGCCACCCAGGGCTTCCGCGAGCTTCAGGAAGGCCAGAAGGTGAGCTTCGACGTCACCCAGGGCCAGAAGGGCCCGCAGGCGGAGAACATCGTTCCGGCCTGA
- a CDS encoding DEAD/DEAH box helicase, protein MNRTTRTNDRYSRTGGSAGSAGSSRGGGFRSRSSRPSGGGRSGASGRSGGGNGRRPAQQGEFALPVTVTPALPAVAAFSDLDMPAPLLAALSAQGVAEPFPIQAATLPNTLAGRDVLGRGRTGSGKTLAFGLALLARTAGRRAEPRQPLALVLVPTRELAQQVTDALTPYARPLGLRMATVVGGMSINRQAGALRGGAEVVVATPGRLKDLIERGDCRLGQVDITVLDEADQMADMGFMPQVTELLDQVRQGGQRMLFSATLDRNVDLLVRRYLTDPVVHSVDPSVATVTTMEHHVLHVNVADKHATTIEIGARDGRVIMFLDTKHAVDRLTKDLLRSGVRAAALHGGKSQPQRTRTLEQFKTGHVTALVATNVAARGIHVDNLDLVVNVDPPSDHKDYLHRGGRTARAGESGSVVTLVLPNQRRDMTRLMADAGITPQTTQVRSGEAELTRITGAQAPSGVPVTIAAPPVAERPKRRSSSSSRGRRSGSAQARRAAGTPRTTPGSSGRQSSPRTSA, encoded by the coding sequence ATGAACCGCACCACTCGCACGAACGACCGCTACTCCCGCACCGGCGGCTCCGCCGGCTCGGCCGGCTCCTCAAGGGGCGGCGGGTTCCGTTCGCGGTCCTCGCGCCCCTCGGGCGGCGGCCGCTCCGGTGCCTCCGGCCGTTCCGGCGGCGGCAACGGGCGTCGCCCCGCGCAGCAGGGGGAGTTCGCGCTGCCGGTGACCGTCACGCCGGCGCTTCCCGCGGTCGCGGCGTTCAGCGATCTCGACATGCCCGCCCCGCTGCTGGCGGCACTCAGCGCCCAGGGTGTGGCTGAGCCGTTCCCGATCCAGGCGGCGACCCTCCCGAACACGCTGGCCGGCCGGGACGTGCTGGGCAGGGGCCGTACCGGTTCCGGCAAGACGCTCGCCTTCGGCCTGGCGCTCCTGGCCCGTACCGCCGGCCGCCGCGCCGAGCCCCGGCAGCCGCTGGCCCTGGTCCTCGTGCCCACCCGGGAACTGGCCCAGCAGGTCACCGACGCGCTCACCCCCTACGCCCGGCCGCTGGGGCTGCGGATGGCCACGGTGGTCGGCGGCATGTCGATCAACCGGCAGGCCGGAGCCCTGCGCGGGGGCGCCGAGGTCGTCGTCGCCACCCCCGGACGGCTCAAGGACCTCATCGAACGCGGCGACTGCCGCCTGGGCCAGGTCGACATCACCGTGCTGGACGAGGCCGACCAGATGGCCGACATGGGCTTCATGCCGCAGGTCACCGAACTCCTCGACCAGGTGCGCCAGGGCGGCCAGCGCATGCTGTTCTCCGCCACCCTGGACCGCAACGTCGACCTGCTGGTGCGCCGCTACCTGACCGACCCGGTGGTCCACTCGGTCGACCCCTCCGTGGCGACGGTCACGACGATGGAACACCACGTGCTGCACGTCAACGTCGCCGACAAGCACGCCACCACCATCGAGATCGGCGCGCGCGACGGCCGGGTGATCATGTTCCTGGACACCAAGCACGCGGTCGACCGGCTGACCAAGGACCTCCTGCGCAGCGGTGTGCGGGCCGCGGCGCTGCACGGCGGCAAGTCCCAGCCCCAGCGGACCCGTACCCTCGAACAGTTCAAGACCGGGCACGTCACCGCGCTGGTGGCCACGAACGTCGCCGCCCGCGGCATCCACGTCGACAACCTCGACCTGGTGGTCAACGTCGATCCGCCGAGCGACCACAAGGACTACCTGCACCGCGGCGGCCGGACCGCCCGGGCCGGCGAGTCCGGCAGCGTCGTGACCCTGGTGCTGCCCAACCAGCGGCGTGACATGACCCGCCTGATGGCCGACGCGGGCATCACGCCGCAGACCACGCAGGTGCGCTCCGGGGAGGCGGAACTGACCCGCATCACCGGCGCCCAGGCACCGTCGGGCGTCCCCGTCACCATCGCCGCGCCCCCGGTCGCGGAGCGCCCGAAGCGCCGGTCCTCGTCCTCGTCCCGCGGCCGTCGCAGCGGCAGCGCCCAGGCGCGACGGGCCGCCGGCACCCCGCGGACGACGCCCGGCTCCTCCGGTCGGCAGTCCTCCCCCCGCACCTCCGCCTGA
- a CDS encoding SCO5918 family protein → MRCVIARFAFNLVKSEVLEAMKGIKPEPVTGESVIIGRRTYPVKQVGQVLTGQDRRDFSAAEVTRAMSGLGFTCRPAPAPALTTLDTAAAMLGTPTPA, encoded by the coding sequence ATGCGTTGTGTCATCGCCCGTTTCGCCTTCAACCTCGTCAAGAGCGAAGTGCTGGAAGCGATGAAGGGCATCAAACCCGAACCCGTCACCGGTGAGTCCGTGATCATCGGCCGCCGCACCTACCCCGTCAAGCAGGTCGGCCAGGTGCTCACCGGGCAGGACCGCCGTGACTTCTCCGCCGCCGAGGTCACGCGGGCGATGAGCGGCCTCGGCTTCACCTGCCGCCCCGCGCCCGCGCCCGCCCTCACCACGCTCGACACGGCGGCAGCCATGCTCGGAACTCCGACACCGGCGTAA
- a CDS encoding LamG domain-containing protein: MPKIRFKRRLAALAVGVLLAALPMTATSAQAAGGSEPAVPTAQGFVASGKPTCSTDSSAPTLLGDTTPDLTAVVHLAAGGSPSGYLRAHFDVQARAADQTWNEKESELVPSSGFVTDGQVVTTSVRDPLTEGTLYRMAASTWSYATDGTEYVSSPSTASTSGWCYFTVDPTGPLAPVVTSGGPYTLCTADDCAAHGGPGVPGTFTFAPGEGDSGVVAYQYRFADSAWAQVSGSPATVTLTPRDSGQPLLVVQAQDATGGWGAQTQVFFKVAPPAPSVGLWHFDHGQPGDTSTAASDTATGAGDRHAAALSGTGADWTALGRRGDGDQALTLDGSAGYAATSGPVLDPAASFAVSAWVFPTDLAQDRTVLSQTGDDGSGFALRYAAGDRTWQFSYAWNDSAGTRHVAYAEAPGGADHVWTQLAGAYDSAAHTLTLYVNGRPQGSPVALPDAATARTASGDLEFGRAATADGAGSSAGYWKGLLDEVQVWQRTLSASEALQDAKLESPDNGWPGVANVAAWNASGAGGATLPDTSGYGHTLTTEGGALLDGNAIVLDGTDGAASTPGTVVDDTGSFTVTALVQPDMSVISGKPDGWTAQVVGQRSADGSAWGIWYRVAGHDDDYDPGADDPAPVPATEWLFGRVGTDGAFTGAVSQEVTIWTPGTADNPVQVTGVFDAQAGTASLYTGSDEQGTVPFTPVPGSGDLTVGKADLDGTGGSYFPGRVTSLGLWAGAMGSNGISGLNG, encoded by the coding sequence GTGCCCAAAATCCGGTTCAAACGACGGTTGGCGGCGCTCGCCGTGGGCGTGCTGCTCGCGGCGCTGCCGATGACGGCGACCAGCGCGCAGGCGGCCGGGGGATCGGAGCCGGCGGTGCCGACCGCGCAGGGCTTCGTGGCATCGGGCAAACCGACCTGCTCGACGGACAGTTCCGCACCGACCCTGCTCGGGGACACGACTCCGGACCTGACGGCGGTGGTGCACCTCGCGGCCGGCGGATCACCGTCGGGGTACCTGCGGGCGCACTTCGACGTACAGGCCCGCGCGGCGGATCAGACGTGGAACGAGAAAGAGAGCGAACTGGTCCCGTCCAGTGGATTCGTGACGGACGGCCAGGTCGTCACCACCTCGGTCAGGGACCCGCTGACCGAGGGCACGTTGTACCGGATGGCGGCCTCGACCTGGTCGTACGCCACTGACGGTACCGAGTACGTCTCCTCGCCCAGCACCGCTTCCACCAGCGGCTGGTGCTACTTCACCGTGGACCCGACGGGTCCGCTCGCGCCGGTCGTGACCTCCGGCGGGCCGTACACCCTGTGCACGGCCGACGACTGTGCGGCCCACGGCGGCCCCGGCGTCCCGGGCACCTTCACCTTCGCTCCGGGCGAGGGCGACTCCGGGGTGGTGGCGTACCAGTACCGGTTCGCCGATTCGGCCTGGGCTCAGGTGTCCGGCTCCCCGGCGACGGTGACGCTCACCCCGCGGGACAGTGGCCAGCCGCTGCTGGTGGTGCAGGCCCAGGACGCGACCGGTGGCTGGGGCGCGCAGACCCAGGTCTTCTTCAAGGTGGCGCCGCCCGCGCCCTCCGTGGGCCTGTGGCACTTCGACCACGGGCAGCCCGGGGACACGTCGACGGCCGCGTCCGACACCGCCACCGGCGCCGGCGACCGCCACGCGGCGGCCCTCTCCGGCACGGGCGCGGACTGGACGGCGCTGGGCCGGCGCGGCGACGGCGACCAGGCACTCACCCTTGACGGCAGCGCAGGCTACGCCGCGACAAGCGGCCCGGTGCTGGACCCGGCGGCGTCCTTCGCCGTGTCGGCGTGGGTCTTCCCGACCGACCTGGCCCAGGACCGTACGGTCCTCTCCCAGACCGGCGACGACGGTTCGGGCTTCGCCCTGCGATACGCGGCCGGCGACCGGACGTGGCAGTTCTCGTACGCCTGGAACGACAGCGCCGGCACGCGGCACGTCGCCTACGCCGAGGCGCCGGGCGGCGCGGACCACGTCTGGACGCAGCTCGCGGGGGCCTACGACTCCGCCGCGCACACCCTCACCCTCTACGTGAACGGCCGGCCGCAGGGCTCACCTGTCGCCCTCCCCGATGCGGCGACCGCCCGGACCGCCTCTGGAGACCTGGAGTTCGGGCGGGCCGCGACCGCCGACGGCGCCGGCTCCTCCGCCGGCTACTGGAAGGGCCTGCTGGACGAAGTGCAGGTCTGGCAGCGGACGCTTTCGGCCTCGGAGGCCCTTCAGGACGCCAAGCTGGAGAGTCCCGACAACGGATGGCCCGGTGTCGCGAACGTCGCCGCCTGGAACGCGTCCGGTGCCGGCGGTGCGACCTTGCCGGACACCAGCGGGTACGGCCACACCCTCACCACCGAAGGCGGCGCCCTGCTGGACGGGAACGCGATCGTGCTGGACGGGACGGACGGCGCGGCCAGTACGCCGGGCACCGTGGTCGACGACACGGGATCGTTCACCGTGACCGCCCTCGTCCAGCCCGACATGTCGGTGATCAGCGGCAAACCGGACGGGTGGACCGCCCAGGTGGTCGGTCAGCGCTCGGCGGACGGCTCGGCCTGGGGCATCTGGTACCGGGTCGCCGGCCACGACGACGACTACGACCCCGGCGCGGACGACCCCGCGCCCGTGCCCGCCACCGAATGGCTCTTCGGGCGGGTCGGGACAGACGGCGCGTTCACCGGCGCGGTCAGCCAGGAGGTCACGATCTGGACCCCGGGCACAGCGGACAACCCCGTACAGGTGACGGGCGTCTTCGACGCCCAGGCGGGCACCGCCTCGCTCTACACCGGTTCCGACGAGCAGGGCACCGTGCCCTTCACGCCGGTCCCGGGCTCCGGTGACCTGACGGTCGGCAAGGCTGACCTCGACGGGACGGGGGGCTCCTACTTCCCGGGACGAGTCACTTCCCTGGGGTTGTGGGCGGGCGCCATGGGCTCCAACGGGATCTCCGGCCTGAACGGCTGA
- a CDS encoding ricin-type beta-trefoil lectin domain protein — protein sequence MPDRLTSTGTARRGRRALGRALLALAAAAAVTLLAGSAFAGTAAASDAAGGGSGLDYVAMGSSYAAGPGIPPAQTSSGAATCKRSDNNYASIVAREIGADLTDASCYGATTANVLTDAQSGQPPQVQAVTSATDAVTVTIGGNDVDYLGSIDTYSCLTGGGSNCGSVDQAAINQAFGQLAGRLENVVNAVHSASPLAHVYLVDYFTILPDSGVCANVPLTDSQAAFERSIATRLAAATATAASTAGATLVDLASASHGHDACAATPWVETYRPAAGRTPYHPNEAGMRAAASLVEAALLTSGQQSTVVAHSGVAGKCLDVAGANTANGTPVQIYGCNGSGAQRWTYTPTDGGTLRALGGCLDVSNSGTADKTKVQLWQCNGSGAQRWTVGAGNLLINPESGRCLDDPAGSSTDATQLQIYDCNGSAAQRWTLSAS from the coding sequence ATGCCGGATCGGCTCACGAGTACAGGAACGGCTCGCCGCGGCAGGCGGGCCCTGGGACGGGCACTGCTCGCTCTCGCCGCCGCGGCGGCCGTGACACTGCTCGCGGGCAGCGCGTTCGCCGGGACCGCGGCAGCGTCGGACGCCGCCGGGGGCGGCTCGGGGCTGGACTACGTCGCCATGGGCAGCTCGTACGCCGCCGGGCCGGGGATTCCGCCCGCGCAGACGAGCAGCGGGGCCGCCACGTGCAAGCGGTCGGACAACAACTACGCGAGCATCGTGGCCCGGGAGATCGGCGCCGATCTGACGGACGCGTCCTGTTACGGAGCGACGACGGCGAACGTGCTGACCGACGCGCAGTCGGGACAGCCGCCACAGGTCCAGGCCGTGACGAGCGCGACCGACGCGGTGACCGTGACCATCGGCGGCAACGACGTGGACTACCTGGGGAGCATCGACACGTACTCCTGCCTGACCGGCGGGGGCTCCAACTGCGGCTCGGTGGACCAGGCCGCGATCAACCAGGCCTTCGGGCAGCTGGCCGGGCGGCTCGAGAACGTGGTGAACGCCGTGCACAGCGCCTCACCGCTGGCGCACGTCTACCTGGTCGACTACTTCACGATCCTGCCGGACTCGGGGGTGTGCGCGAACGTGCCGCTCACCGACAGCCAGGCGGCGTTCGAGCGGAGCATCGCCACCCGGCTGGCCGCGGCGACAGCCACCGCGGCGAGCACGGCGGGGGCCACACTGGTGGACCTGGCCTCGGCGAGCCACGGGCACGACGCCTGCGCGGCCACGCCGTGGGTGGAGACCTACCGGCCGGCGGCGGGTCGTACCCCGTACCACCCGAACGAGGCGGGGATGCGCGCGGCGGCCTCGCTGGTGGAGGCCGCTCTGCTGACCTCCGGGCAGCAGAGCACCGTGGTGGCCCACTCCGGCGTCGCCGGCAAGTGCCTGGACGTGGCCGGGGCGAACACGGCGAACGGCACGCCCGTGCAGATCTACGGGTGCAACGGCAGCGGGGCGCAGCGCTGGACCTACACGCCCACGGACGGCGGCACGCTGCGGGCGCTGGGCGGCTGCCTGGACGTGAGCAACAGCGGGACCGCCGACAAGACGAAGGTCCAGCTCTGGCAGTGCAACGGCAGCGGGGCCCAGCGCTGGACGGTCGGCGCCGGCAACCTGCTGATCAACCCGGAGTCCGGGCGCTGCCTGGACGATCCGGCCGGCTCCAGCACCGACGCCACCCAGCTGCAGATCTACGACTGCAACGGCAGCGCCGCCCAGCGGTGGACGCTTTCAGCCAGCTGA
- a CDS encoding DUF2786 domain-containing protein: MEEFETALARAAASGDERDRDTAASLAAARSDWARVAAAAAARVVRECGTRGWQGADLARMAGRDLEPRHRRLAEALTAEGDLEDAAAAFAAGERLDRFSTASACVELLCLWMTLPRIPALTAEPPAPSRAGDSKMLARVRTLLAKAESTGFPEEAEALSAKAQHLMAKHSIDDALVAASGAEGGTGPGARRIGVDRPYEGAKALLLDAVATANACTSVWSADFGFSTVVGHQADLEAVEVLYTSLLVQADRALHGGRSARSRDFRESFLISYASRVRERLTVARDAAVAGADTPEAELLPVLAARDLAVRAATRRLFPHTTSSRLKGRDPAGWAHGREAADRATLPSGGTRSPTR; encoded by the coding sequence ATGGAGGAGTTCGAGACGGCGCTGGCCAGGGCCGCGGCCAGCGGGGACGAGCGGGACCGGGACACGGCCGCTTCACTGGCCGCCGCGCGGTCGGACTGGGCGCGGGTGGCCGCCGCCGCGGCGGCGAGGGTCGTACGCGAGTGCGGTACCCGGGGGTGGCAGGGCGCGGACCTGGCGAGGATGGCCGGGCGCGACCTCGAACCGCGGCACCGCCGGCTTGCCGAGGCGCTGACGGCGGAGGGGGATCTGGAGGACGCGGCCGCGGCGTTCGCCGCCGGAGAGCGGCTCGACCGCTTCTCCACGGCTTCCGCGTGCGTGGAACTGCTCTGCCTGTGGATGACCCTTCCGCGGATTCCCGCGCTCACCGCCGAGCCGCCCGCTCCGTCCCGCGCTGGGGACTCCAAGATGCTCGCCCGGGTCCGCACCCTGCTGGCGAAGGCGGAGTCCACCGGTTTCCCCGAAGAAGCCGAGGCCCTGTCGGCGAAGGCCCAGCACCTCATGGCCAAGCACAGCATCGACGACGCCCTGGTGGCCGCCTCGGGCGCAGAGGGCGGGACGGGGCCGGGCGCCCGCCGGATCGGTGTGGACCGCCCCTACGAGGGCGCCAAGGCGCTGCTGCTCGACGCCGTCGCGACAGCCAACGCCTGCACGTCCGTCTGGTCGGCGGACTTCGGCTTCTCCACGGTCGTCGGGCACCAGGCCGACCTCGAAGCCGTCGAGGTGCTCTACACCTCGTTGCTGGTCCAGGCCGACCGCGCGCTGCACGGCGGGCGGTCGGCCCGCTCGCGGGACTTCCGGGAATCCTTCCTGATCTCCTACGCGAGCCGCGTCCGCGAACGCCTCACCGTCGCCAGGGACGCCGCGGTCGCCGGGGCCGACACCCCGGAGGCCGAGCTGCTGCCCGTCCTCGCCGCCCGCGACCTCGCGGTCCGCGCCGCCACCCGCCGGCTCTTCCCGCACACCACCTCCTCGCGGCTCAAGGGCCGCGACCCTGCGGGCTGGGCGCACGGCCGGGAGGCCGCCGACCGCGCCACCCTCCCGAGCGGCGGCACGCGCAGCCCCACCCGCTGA
- a CDS encoding alpha/beta fold hydrolase has translation MAGKASVVFAHGLWADGSCFNKLIPTLQAEGHEVLSSQHGLDSLEGDVACVTRAINHVPGPVVLVGHSYGGTLITKAGLHDRVGALVYIAALGPDEDETSQGEQDKFPRTPVFEHVEIADGRVWLRESGIGDFCGDLPAAEQKLVLSTGAVPVADLFDQQVPGTAWRTKPSWYIVANNDRTVNPDLERAAAARMGAKTYDIDSSHVPMLSHPEYVLDVIRDAAKSLEG, from the coding sequence ATGGCTGGCAAGGCCAGTGTCGTATTCGCCCACGGCCTCTGGGCTGACGGCTCGTGCTTCAACAAGCTCATCCCCACGCTCCAGGCCGAGGGCCACGAGGTCCTCAGCTCGCAGCACGGCCTGGACTCCCTCGAAGGGGACGTCGCCTGCGTCACCCGCGCCATCAACCACGTGCCCGGCCCGGTCGTGCTCGTCGGCCACTCCTACGGCGGGACCCTGATCACCAAGGCGGGCCTCCACGACCGCGTGGGCGCCCTGGTCTACATCGCCGCGCTCGGCCCGGACGAGGACGAGACCTCGCAGGGCGAGCAGGACAAGTTCCCCCGCACGCCCGTGTTCGAGCACGTCGAGATCGCCGACGGCCGCGTCTGGCTCCGGGAGTCGGGCATCGGCGACTTCTGCGGCGACCTGCCGGCGGCGGAGCAGAAGCTCGTGCTCTCGACGGGCGCCGTTCCGGTCGCCGATCTGTTCGACCAGCAGGTCCCCGGCACCGCCTGGCGCACGAAGCCGAGCTGGTACATCGTCGCGAACAACGACCGCACTGTGAACCCGGACCTGGAACGGGCCGCCGCCGCGCGCATGGGTGCGAAGACCTACGACATCGACAGCAGCCACGTGCCCATGCTCTCGCACCCCGAGTACGTCCTCGACGTCATCCGCGACGCGGCGAAGTCGCTGGAGGGGTGA
- a CDS encoding nuclear transport factor 2 family protein, translating to MPEHTPTLSPEAADRIALRELVDAYAHCADRRDARGQAALFTEDTRFLVFMDATASEPTQELNGRASLAPVFDNLNTYAATTHFNGQSVIALDGDRATGETYCLAHHVSRDQPPNRTIMIASIRYLDRFVRLDGGGWYFAERRLMVDWTETRVCSP from the coding sequence GTGCCCGAACATACTCCGACCCTGTCCCCGGAGGCCGCCGACAGGATCGCCCTCCGCGAGCTGGTCGACGCCTACGCGCACTGCGCCGACCGCAGGGACGCGCGGGGGCAGGCGGCTCTGTTCACCGAGGACACCCGCTTCCTGGTCTTCATGGACGCCACCGCCTCCGAACCCACCCAGGAACTGAACGGCAGAGCCAGCCTCGCTCCGGTGTTCGACAACCTGAACACCTACGCGGCCACCACCCACTTCAACGGTCAGAGCGTGATCGCTCTCGACGGCGACCGCGCCACGGGCGAGACCTACTGTCTGGCTCATCACGTCTCTCGTGACCAGCCGCCGAACCGTACGATCATGATCGCTTCCATCCGCTATCTCGACCGGTTCGTCAGACTCGACGGCGGCGGCTGGTACTTCGCCGAACGCCGGCTCATGGTCGACTGGACCGAGACCCGGGTCTGCTCCCCCTGA
- a CDS encoding carbohydrate ABC transporter permease: MISAREKAFNYAFLTLLAIAVLFPIAWILGVALSPNISGTLDLGHLNWSNFTQAWQQAGFTHYLKSSLIIAGTAVAASTVLAVLSGYAFGVLGVVGEKLLFPLLLFGVMIPTEAIIVPLYYDFQADGLTDTYQGIILAHIGMGISFGAFWMRSAFRAIPASIGESAQVDGANTWTSLWRIYLPIAKPAVMTLILLSFMWTWNDYFLSLILVSDPAHQPLTLGLGAFSGRYMVHVNLLAAAAVTISLPVVGLYAFFQRQFIHGMLTGAVKA, encoded by the coding sequence ATGATCTCCGCACGAGAAAAGGCGTTCAACTACGCCTTCCTCACCCTGCTCGCCATCGCCGTACTCTTCCCCATCGCCTGGATACTCGGCGTGGCCCTCAGTCCCAACATCTCCGGGACCCTCGACCTCGGCCACCTGAACTGGTCCAACTTCACCCAGGCCTGGCAGCAGGCCGGTTTCACCCACTACCTCAAGTCCAGCCTCATCATCGCCGGCACCGCGGTGGCCGCCTCGACGGTGCTGGCCGTCCTCAGCGGCTACGCCTTCGGGGTTCTGGGCGTGGTCGGCGAGAAGCTGCTCTTCCCGCTCCTGCTCTTCGGCGTGATGATCCCGACCGAGGCGATCATCGTCCCGCTCTACTACGACTTCCAGGCCGACGGACTCACCGACACCTACCAGGGGATCATCCTCGCCCACATCGGCATGGGCATCAGCTTCGGCGCGTTCTGGATGCGGTCGGCCTTCCGTGCCATACCGGCCAGCATCGGGGAGTCGGCGCAGGTCGACGGCGCCAACACCTGGACCTCCCTGTGGCGGATCTACCTGCCCATCGCCAAGCCGGCCGTCATGACGCTGATCCTGCTCAGCTTCATGTGGACCTGGAACGACTACTTCCTCTCCCTCATCCTCGTCTCCGACCCCGCCCACCAGCCCCTCACCCTCGGACTGGGCGCCTTCTCCGGCCGCTACATGGTCCACGTCAACCTCCTCGCCGCGGCCGCGGTGACCATCTCCCTGCCGGTGGTGGGCCTTTACGCCTTCTTCCAGCGCCAGTTCATCCACGGCATGCTCACCGGCGCGGTCAAGGCCTGA
- a CDS encoding carbohydrate ABC transporter permease: MTLSTLSHSRARRGAAPRPAAGTDRPARRTGQHRPAAHRRRRRWLGLAYLAPGLVVYAFVVLYPAGQSVRVSLYHWDGITPARWAGLANYTGFLHDPVLRQAVVHTLYFIVFFAVLPIVLGMTSAALTARRSVRGGGVYRWIIFLPQVLTPAVAAVVWKRIYAPDGPLNTVLSAIGLGGLTRGWLGDYTWALPAIGLAGTWGAYGLCMVLFGAGIQNIPAELYDAARMDGAGAIREFFTVTLPGLRGQLAVVLTLTVLAAIRVFDIVWLTTRGGPGTSTITPTVLLYQRAFANPDIGAACAIGVVLAAVSLIVSLIVVKLSEGDD, from the coding sequence GTGACCTTGTCCACGCTCAGCCACAGCCGTGCCCGCCGCGGCGCCGCACCCCGCCCCGCCGCCGGCACCGACCGCCCCGCCCGCCGCACCGGGCAGCACCGGCCCGCCGCCCACCGGCGACGCCGCCGCTGGCTGGGGCTGGCCTACCTCGCGCCCGGGCTCGTGGTGTACGCGTTCGTCGTGCTCTACCCCGCGGGCCAGAGCGTGCGGGTGTCCCTCTACCACTGGGACGGCATCACCCCCGCCCGCTGGGCCGGACTCGCCAACTACACCGGCTTCCTGCACGACCCGGTGCTGCGGCAGGCCGTCGTCCACACCCTTTACTTCATCGTCTTCTTCGCCGTCCTGCCGATCGTCCTGGGCATGACCAGCGCGGCGCTCACCGCACGCAGGAGCGTCCGCGGCGGCGGGGTCTACCGCTGGATCATCTTCCTGCCCCAGGTCCTCACCCCCGCCGTCGCCGCCGTGGTGTGGAAGCGCATCTACGCCCCGGACGGGCCGCTCAACACGGTGCTGTCCGCGATCGGCCTCGGCGGCCTCACCCGCGGCTGGCTCGGCGACTACACCTGGGCCCTGCCCGCCATCGGCCTGGCCGGCACCTGGGGCGCCTACGGGTTGTGCATGGTGCTCTTCGGCGCCGGCATCCAGAACATCCCGGCCGAACTCTACGACGCCGCCCGGATGGACGGGGCCGGCGCGATACGCGAGTTCTTCACCGTCACCCTTCCGGGCCTGCGCGGCCAGCTGGCCGTCGTGCTCACCCTCACAGTGCTGGCCGCCATCCGCGTCTTCGACATCGTCTGGCTCACCACCCGGGGCGGCCCGGGAACCTCCACCATCACCCCCACCGTGCTCCTCTACCAACGCGCCTTCGCCAACCCGGACATCGGCGCGGCCTGCGCCATCGGCGTCGTCCTCGCGGCGGTCTCGCTGATCGTCTCCCTGATCGTGGTCAAGCTCTCCGAAGGTGACGACTGA